The Cutaneotrichosporon cavernicola HIS019 DNA, chromosome: 5 DNA segment CAAGACCAAGAGAAGTAGGTACTGTAGGTTTGTGCTAGTGTGTGAGTGTGAGCGTGCGTGTGCGTGTTCGTGCCCGTGTGCGTGCCCGTGGTGTGTGTGTGTTCGTGTACGGCCTGTAGCCCCTgagagaggaagacgaggccgagcacgaggagaaggcagGATATggatggagatggggatGTTGGATGGACGCGTTCAAGGATAAGAGGAAATGTCGCACTGGCAGGGGAAGGGTCATACTCTCCCTCTCTACTGTTGCAGTTGTAGTAGTAACAAGTACCCAGTAACTGTCAATGATCGAAACTCTCCTTTCcctccccactccctcAGTAACCTTGGTCGTCCTGTCTTTCCTGGGGGTGGGATGGGGTGGGATGGCAAGCAAGCCAAGGGTCACAGTAGGGGTTAGAGCAACcgagggggggggggggtaCACCCACTGAGATGAGCTTCAGGGATATTTTACCCACCCCTCAGGGTTTGGATCAATGATCACAAAGACCTCCTTAGCTCCTTAGCCTCTGTCTCCTCTGTCTTCTTGCTTTATTCACTTGTAGCCTTAGTTTGGATCACTTTCGTAACCTTTTGTAACCCTTTCAAGGCCCACCTCCCTGTCTAACACCATACCACCATACATCATCATACATCCCAGAATCACTCAAGAGGACGCCACTTGGCCATCTGCAACGTGTAGCAATTCAGCCTTCCCCGTGTGCTTCAGAAATACAAGTCTGTACAAGCTCTGGCTTACCTATAAGCATGCTCAATCCTCCGCGCCATGCCATACGTATGCGTATGTACTCTCCAACTCTCCTTGCTAAACAATCAACTACGCCAGAGTCAGAAATGACAGAGTGCAGCTAGTCTGACACGTCTGATACACCTTTAATCATTTCTGGAACCCAGACTCTATACTATGAAGCAAAGCTATCAAGCGACCAAGACTCTCAGGGCGCCATTAGAACCCGACGGCCCCAGTAAGTTGGAGCCGATCTCTGTCGCCACCCCAAGCACCCCAAGAACGGTTCaacgccaccgccacccctcccatcccccgAACCGCCATCCGCTTGGGGTTTCGGGACGGTTATCCCATCCCATTGATCACCTCAATACTTTCCCACATGCCACATACCTCTCTTCACATTCTTCAATTTTCGTCAAAGCGTCAAAATACTTACTAGTCTACGCGCCTCCCTTTGATATTAATAAGACGTGCCATGCTCAAGCCCCCTAAAGCCACTTACACACCCAAGTTCTTGGTTGACTTTTTTCATTTTGCGCAAAACGATACACGAGCACGTGCAAGCTTACATCCCTGTCAGTCTGCAGTCTGGAATCAATGCCGAGAGCTGCACCCTCTTCTCTCACTTTCACATGCGACCCAATTCAAACAAACGGCTGCCGCACATTACTGCCGTATCACAGTCCCGCCCCCCGGCTGCACCGGCTGTTGCAAAGCATGACAAAGCGGTACGCCATTTAGTCAAAGGAACATAGAGGGCAGGCAGAGAGGAACGGAAGCACTGCAGGATCAAAGTGGGGTTCAAGCGGCCACCATTCAACTCGGGCCCTACTCGGGCCAGGAACCCGCAACAGAGCGGAAGAATATCCGCATATGGCAAGCCGATATTGGCAGCACTAAACGCATCCCAACATCCAACATGCGACAACCCCTGCTTGCACCTCCGTTGCACTCTGTTGCCAAAGGGCAAAGCTCAGACAGGACACAGTACAAGGCTTGTTTCGTGTACAAAGCCTCCTCTGCATCAAGTCTCTAAAACGCGCAACACACAGTCGCATCCTTGTATCTTCTTCCCGCGCTTCGGCCTCCCGGATCACCCTTCACTACTCCCCTTCTAACCCTATGACGCGCTCCATACCCTCACCGTCCCTCACGCCAACGTCCTGACCGAGCGCCTGGTTCACCCAGCCTGAGCCGGAGCAGAAGCTCCTGCAGCTCAACAGAGCCTGGCGCGGCATGTTGTGACTCCACCCTATCGTCACCCTCTCCGTCGAGCAGGAGTTGGAGATCGGCCTCTTCAGAGGTCTTCTCTGTCTGCCGATCAAGGGATTGCGTCGTACTCGTGCGCAGGGAGAGTCGTTCCAACGCGTGCAGCTGTTATGTTAGTACACAAACCGTTTGCCGCCTTCAAGGAAGTGGCTGAATGGGATACCCGACAAACCCGGCGGACACTTACGAAGACAGCCTTCTTGTCAGACCAGTCCTGTCGGATCGTCGACACGCGAATCGCGGCGTTGGCCACGGCCATTGCTCCCCGTTCGACTTCGGCAACTGTCTTTGCCAGatcgaggatgagggaCAGCAGCGCCATGAGAATCTTGAGCGTGACTTGATGCCCAGGTTTGTCACTCAGCAAACATGCGCGAAGGACGCGGTTCAGGATGATGTTGTGATACAGTACAAGAGAGTGCGCCGACTGCAGCTGTGACAAGGAGCCAAGTTGGGCGatgccctcgtcctcggcgtcgccgcctgCCTCATCGAGCTCAAAGTCAAGGTCCTCGTAGTCGTCGTCATACTCTGCCCCAGGCGTTATCGGACGCGAGTCGGTGCCCGTGACCATGGCccctcgacggcgcagCTTGTCCAGCCGCTGACGCATCACGTCCCAGTTGTGTCCGACAGCCGTATCGAGCACGTAGCGGCTCAAAGACGAAACGAACCACGACATCTCGTAGCGGAGGAACAGCGCCGTCTTCTCCGCTTCAGAGCCAGCGGGGAAGGGTCCATGCTGCGCTCTAGTTGGTAACCTAACTTGCGATGACATCCGGGTGTACGTGGCATCCGCACCTGTCTTCAGTGGGGAGGCGTCTGGTGGGGGAGAGGGTCGAAGTACGGAGAAGTACAGCAGCCGCAGGACAGCGTCAACACGCGACAGCCGCAGCAGGAAGTTGTGTATTCGCTGGTACTTGTCCATGATGTTGGTCGGGAGCAGCGTGGCAATcgcggtcggcggcgagtaAACCAAATAGAGAAAGTCAAGTGCTTCAATGGCCTGTGGATTGAGCcagcgagctcgtcgcccgccCTCGGTTTCGTCAGGCAGGGAGCGAACGGCGAACGAGACGCGATCCTCGAGGTTCTCCCAAACTGGTCCCTTGTTGCACAGGTCGGCGATCTCGTCATCAAGCAGCGCCGTGCGCAGGGCGTACGCGAGCTCAGAGCCACCCGGGGGCCACTTCGTGCGATCGCTAaggccgagcccgaggccAACTCCCCAGCTGCTTTGAGATGAGTCAGAACCTCCACCATCTAGTCCCAAtcgagcgcgagtacgAGCACGGCGTCCCAATCCTAATGCGCCTCCAGCCCCGGCTTGGTCCTTGCCGAAGAGAGCCGCACCTACCCGTTTCGAGAACCCGGCATCACCGCCAAGCCAGAACGCCTTGAGAACATCGAGGTGATCCAGGAAGTGCAGGTCGTCGATGTAGAGGGAGACGAGAGAGCGTGAGATCAAGGCCGCGTGGGCTAATAAAGGCGCTAGGAGGTGTGACGAAATGTATAGTTCGAGAGTGGGCGAGTCACTTGGGAGCAGAGGCTCATCCAGGCCGGAGTGGCGCTGGACgaacgcgtcgagctcatcgagtGGTGCTGGGACCCACAATGAGGCAGAGTTCTTGGATCCCATGTGGCCACCTGGAGGGAGGTTAAACACGGCCCAAAAGTCGGCGTCCTTGTCTTTGCCAGTAGTGGACTTGGATGGTGACGATGGGGCACTTGGATCatgggaggaaggtggtgttggtgtgTACACCGTGCGGCGCCGAGAATGGAGACTTCCGAtcgaggatgccgagaTCGTGCGAGCTCGGAGCGCCGAGGCACCCCGCCAATAATCGATCTCGCGCTGCACGCGGCGAGCGTGTGAACGCAAATCGTTAGGCGGACTGGGATAAATCAGAGTAAGTCGCCTTTTGACCTACTCGTCAACGCGGCCCCAGCCCCACGACGCGCGGATTGGCCAGTCGGTCGAGCATAGCGGATGGAGACCCTTTGACGCTTCCCGCAACGCGCGCAGGCTGCGACCCGCTTCAAACAGCGCACGCCGGTCGTCGCGGGGCACGAACGCAGGCATGCGACGGGCAGAGAAGGTGTACTCCCATCGTACACCGTACCCATCagtgggaggaagggccTTGCGCGTGATGCCCAGGTCGACCCACGGTTGCGCCTCTGGGTCTTCGCACTCCTCCGTGCGCGAGTCGTCCTCTAGCCCAATCCATTGGTGCAAGAGGTCAAGGAACGGCTTCGAAGCGTGTGAGAGAAGGTAAGCTAGTGAGAGAACGACATAGCTGCGCTGCTGCTCagtggtggcggtggagaTATGTGCAACAAGGTGTGCGTGTAGGTGTGTGAGTACGGAAGCGGGCCGCGCTGGAAGACCGATCGGTTTGACCGTGTCGATGGGCTAATGTCAGCGATGACGCACGCCAACGTACCCAGCACATAACCTCGCACAGTGTAGCTGTGAGCTCACGAGTGCCAGCCAAagccgcgtcgcgtcgcagCCATGGCGCACTCGGGTCAATCTCTTGAAACGTAGCCTCAACTCCGGCGGCGAGCCGGTCCTTGACATAGGTCAAGATAGTGGAGAGAGTGTAGAAAAGGGCGTGATGCGTGGGAGTGAGTggtctgctgtcagcgcgGAAATTTAAGGAAGGTGGCAAGGCAAGGCGGCagggcggaggagggtgggaaCAGCCCCCGGACAGCGGCCACTCACGTTGAGCTGTGCTCCGACACGATGATCTCGAGGCGCCGGACAGCGGTCCCGATGGCAAGAAACTCGTCCATCACTCTGTCGTCAGCGTTCTTTCCTCGGCTCAGCTGACCTCTCAGCTGTGCGCCGCTCGAGGCCTGCTGGCCTCGGCCCTGTATCAGAGTACACGAACCCGCCACGGCGGGTCGACCAGCGCACTGTGCCGCTCAGCGCGGTACCAAGCGTCGCGCGCATGAGGAGATCAAGAACAGAACGCCCCGGTGCTGGCACTGATGTTGCGGGCGTACGTATCTTCGGGAGAGCGAGGGGCGGCTcggagctggtgtcagctatCCACACATCCACACCTGTCTCAGCGACTCACGTGACGAGAAAGGCCTCGAAAATAGTGGATTCagagaggaggcgcgcaGCTGTGCCGTCCCATGTAAGTGGCTGGTATCAGTTAGGCTGCGGGCGAGTTCGGTTGGCATACTTGTGACCTCGAGGGCCCAGCAATGGAGTCCGCGGCTGCGCTCCACTCCTCAACTCCCTTCCGCAGCTCGGTGGGTGATGGCTGAGCGTCTTCCACCTCCGGAGGAGCCCCGTATACCCCGACATCGAGAGAGGGAAAGATGCCGTTCCCGACACTCagatcgagctcgccgatATCAGGGAGTGAGGGAAGAACAGTGTCTTCTGGGATCTCAGGTTTGAGGACGGAGAAGGCGGGGACAGCCAGCACCCTCCGTCCCAACGTTCCGAGTAGGCGCTCGGCACCTGGCGCGTCTTCCTCCAGCGGAGGAAGGGTGAATGTCGGCGCCGTGTTCGGGCCGAGGGGGAACAGCCCCATGAGTGCTGCTGGGCAATGATGGCAATGGTGGTGAGGAATGCGAGGAAGGTAGGCAACAACAACACGCGGCGACGCGTAATGTGGAGGTACAAGCGGAAGTATTTGGAAGAGTGGGGCAGACCGGGAGGTACTGGGGTTGGTGAAGGTTGAGCTGCTCTTGCTCGTTCACTCTCCCCATCACTTCGAGCATGATCGCATGGTCACGCAACCTGTCCTGCACCTTTGCAAGTGATCACTCTTCTGTCTGGCGGCCAGTCTGCCGATTGTCTGGTAACTCGAGCTGCgtggttggcgaggagcgcaggTTCCAGCCCAGCCCAAAGGGTAGCATGGAGAGGGTCATAGTCACCGTCCTCAACCATAACTCGGGGGATCGATGGCctgccgcggcggcgtggttGGGCAATTGACAGCGCTCGGGTTGGAAGGCTTACTGTACCCACCACAGGACATCCCGTGAGCGCCCTAGTTGGCCCTTGGCGCGAGGGTGGGACAAGGGCGCCAAACTGAGCTGTGTCCACCCTCTTCGTGACTTGGTATTCATCATCAGCTTCCTCCCCATTCTGCTGATCAAATCTTCCACCCTTGTATCCACTTGTCGAACTTCCATGTAGTGACTAACCTCAGCACCCCGAAACGCCGGGTGGCCCAAGCGGGTGCAAGAACGGAAGGGTCCTGTGATACTAGGCCTAAGCGAGTCTGCGACTCGCCTCACTTAACCTCTTCACTTcgcttcctctcctctgcTAACTGGTCAACCCACATCCCACTCCACGATCCTTCCACAAGCTTGCGTTGATGGCGAGACGGAACCGCCGTCGCAACGGCGGCGTcagcgcgcagcgcgcgccCATGAGCCTGCGTCTCCTGACGAGTATGTACCCGCCTACATCGTGGGCAGACCGGTGGCGCTGACGATAGCGCGCTATGGCCCCTCAAAAAGGCCGTTGAACCTCAATGCTTCGTCGCGCCAACACCGTCGTGAGAACTGGGGCGACTGTGTTGCAGGGAACGAGCACCGCGACTTGGACACGCTCGTGAACGCGCTCAAGACCTGGTTCCCCTCCCTGGACAACGCGTTTTCGGACAGCGAGTGGGAAGATGTAGAGAGTCCGCGCAGTAAGCGTGCGAGCCTTGACCAGAGTTCCAGCAAGGGCAAGGGAAAGGCACGAGTGAGGGAagatgacgatgaggagcggcgtccctccacctcttcGCTCCAGTccgtgctcgaggaagatgagagCGAGACCTCGGGTGTAGATGCCGATGTTTCGGCCGAGGGCTCGTCGCACCTCaactcgacgtcgacccTCACTTCATCTAGCCGCGACACCACCTTGCTGGAGCGGTacgcgcgcggcgcaccGGCGCGGCAGATGCTGCCGTTCTCGCGCAACGATCACGGCGGGCGGTCTCCCGGCGCATCGTACATCACTCCGCGCTCATATCTGACTCTGAGCCTCAGCGAGGAGAGCTCACGCACAGCTCGACCTAGCTTCAGCACCCACCGCTCGCCTGGCGCGTCGTACGCGACCCCGCGCTCCGCACTCCCGAGCTTCAGCACCGACCAGACTGCGGCACGCCCGAGCTTCAGCTCCCAGCTTACGGAAAGGATGGAGAAGCCCAGTCCGGAACGTCCTAGCTTTTCGACAGAGCGCTCACTCTCACCCTTACCCTACACGCCCGAGCGCCATATGAGTCTTTCAATGGAGCACTCCATCGAGTTCACACCCATTGCGCGGCCCCTGaacctctccccctccatcTCACGCTCCCTCGCGCCATCGCCGTACTCCGACTACGCTGACGTGCCGAATCTCTCGACCCGGCGCTCTCTACACACGGCAGCGAGCTTCAGTACACAGCGCAGTGCAGCATCGGTGGCCAACGCAAGCATGGGCCTTGCGCTCCGGTTACAGCAAGTCAGTGCCTTGCCGACACTCACTGCACTGTCATCgttctcgtcctctggGCTCCGGGGGTCTACTACACCAAGCACACTCTCTTCTCCCACCAGTCCCCCCATCACACCCCCGCGAGGTCGCACGGCCGGCAATGCCTCACGCCCGTACACGCCTGACACTCCCGGTACGCCCAACACGTCGAGCCGATGCACACCAGGCGGCACATCCACGTTCGAGTCCTCGTTCCCGTTTCCCACAGACACGTCGGCCGccacgccctcgtcactcCTCCCGTCGATGCCTTCACACATGGTGCTGAGCCCGTCGCGCAGCCTCAGCAGCTTTGCTACCACCAGCCCGCGACACAGCCTGCCGTCCAAGATGCTCTTGCATGACGTCGACACGCAGAGCTTGTCCTATTCAGGCTCGCTTCTTTCGCTTCCATCAGTGCCGTCCATGACGGGATTGGGCCCGTTCCTGAATGACCTGGACGTCATCTCACTCGGTGGAGGCACGCACGAGGGGACGTACGACAGCCACACCGACACCATCCCAGCGATCAGAGTGAAGGAGAATGGTGCCTGGGCGAAGGAAGCCGCTGCACGGAGCGTCAACGGTGTCGGTGTTGCTGGTCAGCGTGACACCTCAACTGCAGCAACCACAACCCAAGCGACTGGATCTGGCCGAACGCCCAGGACAGACGCTGAGGAGTACGCCATGCCTGTCTTCCCACGCCTCCCAACGCGCCCTCTCGCCTCGAGTGGCGACGCTGCCGATAGCGGCGGGCGCATGGCACGCACTCTGCGCAACATCCAGAGCCTTAGCTCGCTGCGTCCAACGGCCTCTCTGCAATCACTACGTGCCAAGTTTGGCAAGCAGCCAAGCGAGAGCGCTTCACGTCCCCGATCCAAATCAAAGGGCAAGAACCGTGCGACGCTCCCGACCTATTACAGCCGCGCTCCACCGTCCACGCCAAGCAAGTACCGTGGTGGCGTGCCGGGCTCGCCGGGGCCGCAACGTTCGGTGCTCCTCCCTAAAGAGCGACCAGGTGCTTCCCGACTCCGAggcaacggcaacggcaaccCCAAGTcacccaagcccaagaccGATCTAAGAGGCAAGCTGCCCAAACCGTCCGCACGCCTGCGCCTCCGCCGGCCAAAGTCTCATTTGCTCCGCCATGAGGCCACGACGACGGAGGTGGAAGAGAGCGAGCGGCGGCTGCTTGAACACCTCGAGCTGCATGGGCAGCGCCGCGAAGGTCGGCTCAAGGCGTTGCGACTGAGGGGACTGTTGTGAGTACGGGTGAGGGCGGGAGCAGGAGTTGGAGGAAGAGCAGTGGTGAATGTGTGGCAGTGATGATGGGGGCGGCGTTGAGGCCAGCTAAggaggcgcggcgggctACAGTCTGAGCAAAAGGTCGCCGCACAAGAGGTGCCCCGGCCCTGCATGCGGGAAGAGCGAGTGAGCAAACCCCAAGATGCGAGCAGCAACAGGAGGAGCCAGCGCGGGACGCTGAAGAGAATGGTTTTAGCCCTGCGGTTGAGGTAGGACAAAcacgaggaggggaggagtttgggggaggaaggttgtATGTCCGTTTACGAGCTGCGATGAGTGAGATTCACGTGTGTTACTACTCACAGCTTCTAAGCGTCAGTGTTTTCACTGGAAACAGTTCTAAGGCATTGTTTATTGAAGGTCCTTCTGACACCACTATCGATGAGAATGAGTCTTGTTGTTTCCACCTCATGGTCTCCATGGCCGCGGCCACCATTGGCTATATAAACCTCTCATCCGGGCAGTCTCGACCTCTCTCCTACCACACACACCTAACGTAACCATGGTACACGACTATACGACTCATCTCTGCCCTGGTGCCACCAACGGGCAGAACATTGGCAGTGAGTCTTCTGCTTGCCCGAGCTACAGTAACCCCAGAACCATGCAGCATCGTCTTCCCCCAGGGCCCGTTCGGGCCGTGGGTCTGCCAGTACTGTGGCATTCAGTACTAGCCAAGTAGAGCGGATATTGCATCAGAAGTAAGAGCGCTTTGCATGCAGACTTGGGGTTGATTTGGCGATGTAGACGGTTGAGGGTGGATAAACAAGATGACACTGCCACATGCGAGTACTTGTTTATCAAGCTACCATACTCATCATCGGGCCCAGCCTTGAAGACCATAAATGGTTCGGATCCTGTCTCAGTCTCTCCACTCACTCTCAACACTCCCATCTCAAGATGGACCGCGAAGTCAACCGCCTCTGCCCAGGAGCCGATAACGGCCAGAACATCTTCAGTGAGTACCCTGTGTAACCGCTCGTGCTTCTTGACATCAGAGTCTTGCTTCATTGTTTGGCCGCAGGGCCCCAACGGACCCTCTCACTGCAAGTACTGCAGGATCAGCTGGTAGCGCACCAGCCCAAGGGCCAAGTGGTAGCAAATCAAGTTTGGATGTATTGTGGCAATGCCTAACACCTGTGGCTCTGATCTATTCGACCAAAGTCAATTTCCCGTACCATCCCAACCTCATACAAAATACTTACGCCTCTCACGGCGCTGCATCCTCAAtctcccgccgccgaccttCAATGTCTTCCCCTTTTGTCGTCATACGATGACGCGTCGTGGTAGTTCTCCACACGTGTCCAACATATTCAAATTTCATCACTGCCTTGGTTCCATCTTCCTGCTCCTTCATCATCCCAAGACGCCGCGCAGCAGAGGACTAAGTGCTTGCGTGATGTCGACATCGTTTCCGGGCCAAACAAAATACAACATGCCTTGGCGGTATTGATTAGACTGATCCTCTGGCGAGCCGATGACACGGTGGGTCGAGCTCTTAAAATATCCGGGCAGACCAGAGCTGGAGCGTGTCACCGACATGGCTGTAATTAGTTGCTGGGGCGATCCTGATCCTATGCGCCCTCCACTTTCTGATCCAATACCATTTTCCAGGCGTGAGCAGTGAATCATCCACGGTGTAACAATGGGAATGGGACTCGGCCTCCTGGAACTCTTGGATATCGGCACGTCGACAATGCCTTCCGACTATGAGATCTGCAAAACAGACCCACTGGCACTAGGGCTGGACGATCCCGAGCTGGACGACCTCTCGGAGCCCAAAATTTGAAGCCGGTCTACACGCTGATTGATGTCGACTTGGCCGTTGCGGCCGTGTTCCGCCTCTGCCTACACACAACGCTCCCAGCCTCGGTGGGTTTACCCTTAGGATCCAGCTGATATCCAGGACGGCTTGTCGTGGTCTGACTGGCGCCAGCGGAAAATTGCGGTCGACGGACAGCGTATAGATCTTGTTCCCATAACCCTCCAGATTGATGCATAGATGCCCTCAGTTGATGGGGATGTGCGAAAGAACGGGACTCACACTCGTAAAGAGGTGTGAGTGCACTTCGCACTCGTACAGAGGTGCGAGTGCACTTGTCGCCCCTCTTACTCCTTCAGCTGCCATAAGTCTGTCGCGGATGGGTTTAATACCCTCACAAGTCGCATAATCCATTTCCTGATATCTTCCACATACCATGGACCTCCGCTTTCCGATTGACTATCACCCAAAGCGCCGCCAGTGGGAACCATTTTGCGctggcgacggcaagggTAGCGGCTGGGACCGTAAGTTTCGCATAGGCAGCACTCATACTAGGCTActgcgaggccgagaagtGGACAGACTCGTCGGGACTGCTGGTTTGCTCcgtgcgccgccggcacTTGATGCAGGTTGTCATCGGATGGGACGGCATTGACGTCTACCTCGTGTTCCGCAGCAAGTAAATTACGGAACTACA contains these protein-coding regions:
- a CDS encoding uncharacterized protein (Spc97 / Spc98 family), with translation MGLFPLGPNTAPTFTLPPLEEDAPGAERLLGTLGRRVLAVPAFSVLKPEIPEDTVLPSLPDIGELDLSVGNGIFPSLDVGVYGAPPEVEDAQPSPTELRKGVEEWSAAADSIAGPSRSQPLTWDGTAARLLSESTIFEAFLVTSEPPLALPKIRTPATSVPAPGRSVLDLLMRATLGTALSGTVRWSTRRGGFVYSDTGPRPAGLERRTAERVMDEFLAIGTAVRRLEIIVSEHSSTPLTPTHHALFYTLSTILTYVKDRLAAGVEATFQEIDPSAPWLRRDAALAGTRELTATLCEVMCWPIDTVKPIGLPARPASVLTHLHAHLVAHISTATTEQQRSYVVLSLAYLLSHASKPFLDLLHQWIGLEDDSRTEECEDPEAQPWVDLGITRKALPPTDGYGVRWEYTFSARRMPAFVPRDDRRALFEAGRSLRALREASKGLHPLCSTDWPIRASWGWGRVDDPPNDLRSHARRVQREIDYWRGASALRARTISASSIGSLHSRRRTVYTPTPPSSHDPSAPSSPSKSTTGKDKDADFWAVFNLPPGGHMGSKNSASLWVPAPLDELDAFVQRHSGLDEPLLPSDSPTLELYISSHLLAPLLAHAALISRSLVSLYIDDLHFLDHLDVLKAFWLGGDAGFSKRVGAALFGKDQAGAGGALGLGRRARTRARLGLDGGGSDSSQSSWGVGLGLGLSDRTKWPPGGSELAYALRTALLDDEIADLCNKGPVWENLEDRVSFAVRSLPDETEGGRRARWLNPQAIEALDFLYLVYSPPTAIATLLPTNIMDKYQRIHNFLLRLSRVDAVLRLLYFSVLRPSPPPDASPLKTGADATYTRMSSQVRLPTRAQHGPFPAGSEAEKTALFLRYEMSWFVSSLSRYVLDTAVGHNWDVMRQRLDKLRRRGAMVTGTDSRPITPGAEYDDDYEDLDFELDEAGGDAEDEGIAQLGSLSQLQSAHSLVLYHNIILNRVLRACLLSDKPGHQVTLKILMALLSLILDLAKTVAEVERGAMAVANAAIRVSTIRQDWSDKKAVFLHALERLSLRTSTTQSLDRQTEKTSEEADLQLLLDGEGDDRVESQHAAPGSVELQELLLRLRLGEPGARSGRWREGR